The Hymenobacter sp. GOD-10R genome includes a window with the following:
- a CDS encoding DUF5458 family protein, whose product MATQKNTGAELATRTAPAPLPGLSTLASYGGFPFMESFIDGVQNISPERKARKNIFMTDESKQLDRSMLKQKLNLWIDLLESSADQTEMLAKTEEKAELADSLLRKNLLRALTTSRNLERSYRALSLFYKNTEAEKVPNVTILNASLDQLTDLDNPLFIDKVAAEFKQNYDRLDLRGNYSLLIVPGFMRSNSILEKWAKVAHANKVMLITDFADLESSEDTIELFSAANLTGGDLYRSNVIMACNWLAGRGKVADVGEEEDLFVPPSTALGGKIYYTLMSQVTAGKKHGSMNEVDGVRFPLMKSELSSLERLGLVPMINEYGKVMAFSAKTLFNGDNMGLKTYSVVRVFDYIVKVLFDFLNRRAFENWNSQIEADLRGQIVNFLDSVKGPSKLIEKFKIVRFERDDKIKDQIYLDIRITPYFPAKSFVIRLDGRKGDDVDSPVWASDYSEA is encoded by the coding sequence ATGGCAACTCAAAAGAACACCGGGGCGGAACTCGCCACCCGTACCGCACCTGCGCCCCTACCCGGCTTAAGCACCCTAGCCTCCTACGGCGGCTTTCCCTTCATGGAAAGCTTTATCGATGGGGTACAAAACATTAGCCCTGAGCGCAAAGCCCGCAAAAATATCTTCATGACCGATGAGTCGAAGCAGCTCGATCGGTCGATGCTCAAGCAGAAGCTAAACCTCTGGATTGACCTACTCGAGTCGAGTGCCGACCAGACCGAAATGCTGGCCAAAACGGAGGAGAAAGCAGAGCTAGCAGATTCGCTGTTGCGTAAAAACCTGTTGCGCGCCCTGACTACTTCCCGCAACTTAGAGCGTAGTTACCGGGCCTTATCGCTATTCTATAAGAACACGGAAGCGGAAAAAGTACCCAACGTGACAATCCTTAATGCGTCCTTGGACCAACTCACGGACCTCGATAATCCGCTCTTTATTGATAAGGTGGCAGCGGAGTTCAAGCAGAACTACGACCGCCTCGATCTACGCGGCAATTACTCGCTGTTGATCGTGCCAGGCTTCATGCGCAGCAACAGCATTTTGGAGAAGTGGGCCAAGGTGGCACATGCTAACAAAGTGATGCTCATCACGGACTTCGCCGACCTAGAAAGCTCGGAAGATACCATTGAGCTCTTCAGCGCGGCCAACCTTACCGGCGGCGACCTATACCGCTCCAACGTGATTATGGCCTGCAACTGGCTGGCGGGCCGGGGCAAAGTAGCCGATGTAGGCGAGGAAGAAGATCTGTTTGTGCCGCCCTCCACCGCCCTAGGTGGTAAGATCTACTATACGCTGATGTCGCAGGTGACGGCAGGCAAGAAGCACGGCAGCATGAACGAAGTGGACGGTGTGCGCTTTCCGTTGATGAAAAGTGAGCTGTCGAGCCTAGAGCGGCTTGGGCTGGTGCCGATGATTAACGAGTACGGCAAGGTGATGGCCTTCTCAGCCAAAACCCTGTTCAACGGCGACAACATGGGCCTGAAGACCTACTCGGTGGTGCGCGTGTTCGACTACATCGTGAAGGTGCTATTTGATTTCCTCAACCGCCGCGCCTTCGAGAATTGGAACTCTCAGATTGAGGCTGACTTACGCGGGCAGATTGTCAACTTTCTGGATAGCGTGAAGGGGCCATCGAAGCTGATTGAGAAATTCAAGATCGTGCGCTTCGAGCGCGACGATAAAATTAAGGATCAGATTTACCTAGATATCCGCATCACTCCTTATTTCCCAGCCAAGAGTTTTGTCATCCGGTTGGATGGTCGCAAGGGTGATGATGTAGACAGCCCAGTTTGGGCTTCTGACTACAGCGAAGCCTAA
- the tssD gene encoding type VI secretion system tube protein TssD: protein MAQEKFQAVLTGVPGEPYQITSCSVSFSRDTSADGRPSSMVYGGQIALTAATTAESKLVEAMINAQNKPFGDGTIKITTAQTEGVFRTISFKKGYITSYSEAFDMQGGSEFSCSFNISAEEITVGAATLINKWPTTS from the coding sequence ATGGCACAGGAAAAATTTCAAGCGGTACTGACAGGTGTACCGGGCGAGCCTTATCAAATTACATCTTGCAGCGTTTCGTTTAGCCGCGACACCAGCGCTGATGGCCGGCCCTCTTCGATGGTGTATGGGGGTCAAATAGCCCTTACTGCCGCGACAACAGCTGAGTCGAAGCTAGTCGAAGCGATGATTAATGCCCAGAACAAGCCTTTTGGTGACGGCACAATCAAGATTACGACGGCGCAAACTGAGGGCGTATTTCGGACGATATCGTTCAAGAAGGGCTATATCACGAGCTACTCGGAGGCTTTCGATATGCAAGGAGGCAGTGAATTCTCCTGCTCCTTCAATATCTCAGCCGAAGAGATAACCGTTGGTGCCGCTACCCTCATCAACAAGTGGCCTACCACGAGCTAG
- a CDS encoding OmpA family protein: MSKALLWWLLSFWVSGSVVTHVVYIKHIGWTETARLAPIQVINIPRRQLLLPGALFARAQTALAPTAHLPLAQTGAYLHLHPSYQLTVTGTYTRSEASATVVPDLGRSRAAAVATYLGKEGASAHQLRIRSQRDDALRFADDSTGALVFALDSVVVPPVSSPVTVQRLANTQQYISLRHPMELYFPLGSVNFLQTSQNDRFIKEAAAYLRTHPKAFLLTTTHTDSLGQTGWNLDMALARATEVKAHLTKQGIRAAQIRVEQRGAASPIAPNRTPEGRLANRRVSVVVRP; this comes from the coding sequence ATGAGTAAAGCACTGTTATGGTGGTTATTAAGCTTTTGGGTAAGCGGGTCAGTCGTGACGCATGTGGTATATATCAAGCACATCGGCTGGACGGAAACGGCGCGGCTTGCTCCTATTCAGGTGATCAACATCCCCCGGCGGCAATTGCTGCTGCCGGGGGCTTTGTTTGCCCGCGCCCAGACGGCGCTAGCCCCGACCGCCCACCTACCGCTGGCGCAAACAGGCGCCTACCTGCATCTGCACCCAAGCTACCAGCTAACCGTGACGGGAACGTATACCCGCAGCGAAGCTTCGGCTACTGTAGTCCCTGACCTAGGTCGGTCCCGCGCCGCGGCTGTAGCAACGTACTTGGGGAAAGAGGGTGCATCCGCCCACCAGCTGCGCATCCGCAGCCAGCGTGACGATGCACTCCGGTTTGCAGACGATTCAACAGGTGCGTTGGTATTCGCGCTTGATTCGGTAGTAGTGCCACCGGTATCGAGTCCCGTTACGGTACAGAGGTTAGCCAACACGCAGCAGTACATCAGTCTGCGCCACCCAATGGAACTGTACTTTCCCCTAGGCAGCGTGAACTTCCTACAGACATCCCAGAACGACCGCTTTATCAAGGAAGCGGCGGCTTACTTACGCACGCATCCAAAGGCCTTTCTCCTGACTACCACGCACACCGACTCGCTTGGCCAGACTGGATGGAATCTGGATATGGCGCTGGCTCGAGCTACCGAGGTGAAAGCACACCTAACTAAACAAGGAATTCGGGCAGCGCAGATTCGAGTGGAACAACGTGGAGCGGCTAGCCCTATTGCGCCCAATCGGACGCCAGAAGGACGGCTGGCAAATCGTCGTGTATCCGTTGTGGTTCGTCCCTGA
- a CDS encoding ATP-binding protein, producing MESSDILANSHTINAELAWLKLVIDTRFKLYFKKYCDYEDINEIEQPDITKDQSYYSQFIIEHGLNNLDRLILILTLTPHIQPHILDYFFLRNSSYDRDFTEFGGTKAKNHSGFLPTGETILFLLTGDNLFERIRVQTYLLHESILFRNKIIQIGISSIEEPFLSAPIFLTPDYVSYLTTGELSKPNFSPDFPASLVYTPMDWDDLVVDYQIMSEIMEIKAWIDNANNILNDPHLKKYLKPGYRALFYGPPGTGKTLTASLLGRSTNLDVYKVDLSMLVSKYIGETEKNLGRVFDMAQNRQWILFFDEADALFSKRTETASSNDRYANQEVAYLLQRIEEFPGVIILATNLKDNIDSAFIRRFQSIIYFPTPNINKRTKLWKQAFNGSYELHKDINFELLAEKYDISGGVIINVLRYCILSAMQHKRAIRQDDILTGLKKEFYKEGKTLEQVEKETERKN from the coding sequence ATGGAGTCTTCAGATATCCTAGCAAATAGCCATACCATCAACGCAGAACTTGCTTGGCTTAAACTTGTAATCGATACGCGTTTTAAACTGTATTTTAAGAAATATTGCGATTATGAAGATATAAATGAAATAGAACAGCCAGATATCACTAAAGACCAATCCTACTATAGCCAGTTCATTATTGAACACGGATTAAACAATCTTGATAGGTTAATATTAATTCTAACGCTAACACCACATATTCAACCTCATATTCTCGATTATTTTTTTCTACGTAATAGCTCCTACGATCGAGATTTTACAGAGTTTGGTGGCACTAAAGCTAAGAACCATAGTGGCTTCCTCCCTACTGGAGAGACCATACTATTTTTATTAACAGGTGACAATCTTTTTGAACGTATTCGTGTTCAAACCTATCTACTTCATGAATCAATTTTGTTTCGTAATAAGATTATTCAAATAGGCATATCTAGTATCGAAGAGCCTTTCTTAAGTGCTCCAATATTCTTAACACCAGATTATGTATCATATCTCACAACTGGTGAACTAAGCAAGCCCAATTTCAGTCCCGACTTTCCAGCTAGTTTAGTCTATACACCTATGGATTGGGATGATCTAGTTGTAGATTACCAAATAATGTCGGAAATTATGGAAATCAAAGCTTGGATTGATAACGCCAATAATATTTTAAATGATCCGCACTTGAAAAAATATTTAAAACCTGGATATCGAGCACTATTTTACGGTCCACCAGGTACTGGCAAAACTCTAACGGCTAGTTTGCTTGGTCGTTCAACAAACTTAGATGTTTATAAAGTAGATTTGTCAATGCTAGTATCAAAATATATTGGTGAAACAGAGAAAAACCTAGGACGCGTATTTGATATGGCGCAGAACAGACAATGGATTTTATTTTTCGACGAAGCTGATGCGTTATTTAGTAAGCGAACAGAAACCGCATCATCTAATGACCGTTATGCTAATCAAGAAGTTGCTTATTTATTACAACGGATAGAAGAATTTCCCGGAGTAATTATTTTAGCTACTAATTTAAAGGACAATATTGACTCGGCCTTCATCAGGAGGTTTCAATCAATCATTTATTTTCCCACCCCCAACATTAATAAACGTACAAAGCTATGGAAGCAAGCATTCAATGGATCATATGAATTGCATAAAGATATAAATTTTGAGCTATTAGCTGAAAAATATGATATATCAGGTGGCGTCATTATTAATGTCCTGCGGTATTGCATACTTTCAGCTATGCAACATAAGCGAGCTATTCGTCAAGATGATATACTAACAGGATTAAAAAAAGAATTTTATAAAGAAGGAAAAACCTTAGAGCAAGTAGAAAAGGAGACTGAAAGGAAAAATTAG